From the genome of Pirellulales bacterium:
GGCCCGCAAGCTGCTGCTTCCCGACGGCGCGAAGAACGACCCGAAGGCGCAGTCCCTGTTTGATGAGGTCGTCACCGGCCCCGATATCTTGAAGCAGATCACCGGCGAGCCGCTGAATCTCGACCCGCAGTTGGCGCTCGATCGACTCAAGGGGTCGCTGATCGGTCACGACGGACAGCAGACTTGCTTGCTCGTCACGTTGTCGGACGCGGGCAAGCGGAATCTGCGTCGCTCGATCGACTTGATCTACGCCACGGCAAGTCAGGAATGTGCGATCCCGGCCGACGACCTGCGCATGGGGGGTCCGCCGGTCGATAACGTGGCGATCGACAAGGCGGGCGAATCGACGCTGATCCGCCTGGCCGGCATGTCGGCCATCATCGGTCTGGCCGTCTCGTGGTGGTCGCTCAAGAGTTGGCGACTCGTCGCGATCGTAATGGCCACGGGAGTCTACACCATCTTCGCCAGCATGGCGGTGGTGTGGTACTCGGGCATTCCAATGAACGCCATTCTGCTGTCGATGCCATCGCTCGTGTACGTGGCGGCGGTATCGGGGGCGATTCACCTATCGAACTACTACCGCGACACCGTGGCCGAGGAAGGGCTCGCCGGCGCCCCCGCGCGAGCGGTGCATCACGCGATGCTTCCCTTGGGACTGGCCACCGTGACGACCTCGATCGGCCTCACGTCGCTTTTCTACAGCGAGTTGGTGCCGATTCAGTTGTTCGGCATCTTCTCGGCCATCGGCGTGGTGATCGGCTTCGTGCTGTTGATCTTCTTCCTGCCGGCCGCGTTGACCCTGTTCCCCATTCCCGAGAAGCGTCTCGAGACGGGGGAATTGGCCCCGCGCGAGCCTTCGGCAGCCGACCGCTTCTGGTGGAATGCCGGCCAGTGGATCCTGAATCGCAACGGTCGCGTGGCGCTGGCCTGCCTGGCGGTGATGGCTTTCTGTGCTCTGGGCCTGCCGCAGATCAAGACGTCGGTCCACATGATGCGGTTCTTCAAGGGGAAGGCTCCGATCCTGCGGGACTATGCCTGGTTGGAGAAGCATCTCGGCGAGTTGGTGCCGATGGAGATCGTGATCCGCGTCAACGAGGAGAAGTCGGGGTTGAATTTCCTCGAATCGATGCGGCTCGTGAACCGCGTGCAGGAGCAAGTCAACGAAATTCCCGACGTCGGCAGCTCGCTATCGATGGCGACGTTCGCTCCGCCGATTCCGGAAAAAGAACCTCCCGTCAAAGGGGGCGGCATCGGCAATGTTCTTTTGCGTCGTATCGACAAGGACAAGATTCGTAATAAGAACCTGATGGAGCATATCGACGAATTTCTAGCGTCGGACTACCTGCGCCGCGACAAGGATACGAACGACCTGCTCTTCCGCATCAGTGCCCGTGTCGGCGCGCTGAAGGACGTGGACTACGCCCAGTTCATCGATGTCTTGAAAGGTGAAGTCGATCCCCTCATTGCCCAGGCGCGTGACGAAGCCGCCAAGGAAATGAAGATCGATCCGGCGGACGTGGGCCTGGAAGTGGTCTACACGGGGCTCGTGCCGATCGTCTACAAGGCGCAGAACTCGCTGCTCGACGGTTTGATCGTCGGCTTTATCACCGACCTGATCGTGATCGTCATCGTCATGATGATCGCCGTGCGAAGCTTTTCGGCTGGCCTGTTGCTGGTGGTAACGAGCATCTTTCCCGCGGTGATCGTCTTTGGCACGATGGGCTGGATGGGCTGGCTCGTCGATGTCGGCACCGTGATGACGCCCGCCGTGGCGCTGGGCGTGACGGTCGACGACGTCGTTCATTACCTGCTCTGGTACAAGCGCGGCATCGCGCAGGGGCTGAGCCGCAAAGAGGCCGTGATGCTCGCCTACAAGGGGTGTGCACGAGCCATGTATCAAAGCTGGGGGGTGATCGGTCTGGGGCTGTCGGTATTCGCCTTGAGCCCCTTTACGCCGACACAACGCTTCGGCCTGATGATGCTGACGTTGCTCACCGCCGCCTTGCCGGGCAATCTGCTGTTGCTGCCGGCGCTGCTGGCCAGCCCGCTCGGACGCTTCTTCGGCAAGCCGCCAAAGCCGGGGACAGTACCCAGCGATCACCCTGGGGTGGAGTCGTACGGCGGGGACGTGGCTTCGCAGACCCCTGTAGAGCAGCCCGCCACCGTCACGCCGCACGCGAAGGATCGCGCCGCCGCCAATGGCAATGGTTCGATTCTCAAGAAGGATCGTGCCCACCACATGCCGTGATTCAAGACAACCGATGAAGGCCGGGGCGGGGAGTTATTTTCCAGGAAAGCGACTCCCCGCCCCTTTTTCTTGCGCGTCCACGAGGCAGACTGGTGGGCATGAAAGAACGCCTACCGCATCTCGTGTTGGTCGTCGCGGCATCGGTTTATGGGATCGCCCCCCTGTCGTCGGCGCGAACCTTCGCTGCCGAGGCATCATCCGCGCCATCACGTTTCTTTCAACCAGTACAGCCGCCGCGTCCCTTCCAGGTGATGGTGCATCGCGGCATTGCCGAGGCAGCGCCGGAAAACACGCGCCCGGCGATCGAGATGGCCATCGAGGATGGCCTCGAATGGGTCGAGATCGACGTGCGGCTCACCGCCGATGGACAGCACGTGCTGTTTCACGACGACCGGCTCGATGGCAAGACGAATGGCCGGGGGAGCGTGGCCGAAAAAACGCTCGCCGAGTTGCAATCGCTCGATGCCGGTTCGTGGTTCGCGCCGCGCTATGCCGGCACGCGGCTGTTGTCTCTGCCCGAGGCGCTCGCCCTCGCCAAGGGACGCGTGAATTACTATCTCGACGCCAAGAGCTTTGATCCGGCGCGGCTGGTCAATGAGATCCGCAGTACGGGCATGGAAGAGCAGGTCGTCGTCTATGCCGCCTTAGAACAGCTTCGACGCGTGCGCAAAGCATCCGATGGCAAAGTCGCCACGATGTGCAAGTGGCGTCCTGGGAACGAGGTTGCCGCGCTCAAGGCGGGCATCGCGCCGGCGATCGTCGAGATCGATGCCAACGAGGTGACGCCGGAGATCTGCCGACAGTTTCACGAGCAGAGGATTCAGGTGCAGGCCAAGGTGCTTGGCCCGTGGGATCGAGTGGCGGTCTGGTCGCGCATGCTCGACGCTGGCGTCGATTATCTGCAAACCGATCGCCCGGGCGAGATTCTCGCCCTGCACCTCGCACGACTGTACGGCGAGGGTCCGCGGCCGGTGCTGATGACGTGCCATCGCGGGGCGTCGCGCTACGCGCCGGAGAACACGCTGGCGGCGATCGAGCGCGCCATCGTGCTGGGGGCGGATTACGTCGAGATCGACGTCCGCACGACGTCCGACGGCCGACAGTTCCTATTGCACGACAGCGCCCTCGACCGCACCACGAGTGGCCAAGGGGCCATTCGCGGCACCGACTCCGCCACCGTCGCGCAGCTCGACGCCGGCAGTTGGTTCGGCAAACCGTATGCGGGGCAAAAAGTGCCCACGCTCGACGCCGTCCTGGAAGCGAGCGGCGGCAAGATCGGCATCTATTTCGACGCCAAGGAGATTACCCCCGAGGTACTCGTGACGTCGCTGCGCGCCCACGATCTCGTCGCGCGGACGATCGTCTTTCAAGGGCCAGGTTACTTGAACAAGGTGTGGCAGCTCGAGCCAGGCCTGAGGTTGCTGGCTCCGCTCGTCTCGAAGAATTCGCTCGAGCCGATGGCCAAGAAGCTGACGCCGCACGCTGTCGACGTCGGCTGGAAGGATCTCTCCGCCGAGTTGATCGAGCGCTGTCACACGCTCGGCATCAAGGTCTACGCCGACGCCCCGGACGAGGCGACCGTGGCTGATTACCTGCGGGCGATCGACTGGAAGATCGACCAGATCCAGACGGATCAGCCCCTGCGCTTGATGCGGGCGATGGAGTTGCGAGCAACTGCGACCAATTGAGTTCTCCCCCAACGATGGCCGCAGGCGAGACATTGCCACCGCGGATCGTTGCCGGTCCTCACGCAGCCTTCCAACACGATCTGGCCCGCGTCGAGTTGGGCGATGAGCGTCTCCTCGAAGGCGGGAAGGCCGTAAAGGATCTTAGCAACCCGCGGTTCGCCGCATTTTACGCACGATTCCGGTCGCTCTGACTTCATGGCTTCGCTCCTGCGGTTCGCCGCGTCGCATGGGTGGAAGAATCATACACTTTGTACGTCGAGAAATGGTTCATATAGCTAGAGTTGGCAACCCACCCTAGAATGGCGGCCTGGGTAAAGGGCGTGGACTTTGCGACCGTTGATCGAGATCTATCAGAGGGTGGAACGTGACCATGAAGCTACGAGTCTCCTACTTGCGATGCGCCTGGATGGTCGCCGCATTGGCCATCTGCGGTGGGGTCGCGTATTCCGAAGAGACCGCTCCCAGCTCGGCGACCGACGAGTTGTCGATCGTACGTTCCGAGCTGCGTAGCGTCATTCAGGACGCACGCAGCAAGGTCTTTCCGGCGCTGGTAAATATCCAGCTCGTGACGACGATGTACGCCGGCGGCAAGGAGATTCGCTCGCGCTCCGTCGGCAGCGGCACGATCGTCGATTCCGCGGGTCACGTGCTTACGAATCAGCACGTGACGAATCGCGGTCGCCGGTTTCGCTGCACGCTTTACGATCGCCGCGAAGTTCCGGCGACGCTGGTGGGAGAAGATCCCCTCACGGACTTGGCGGTGCTAAAGCTCGATCTCGAAGCGTTAGGCACCGACGCCTCGAAGTTGACCGTGGCCACGATCGGCGACTCGTCGCAGATCGAGATCGGGGACTTCGTGATGGCAATGGGGAGCCCGCTGGCATTGTCGCGTTCGGTCACGTTGGGCATCGTGTCGAACACCGAGCGGGTCTTCGCCGGTGGATTGATCGACGACAATAGCGATGCGATGGAGCTCAGCCCCGGTCAGCGCACCGGCCTGTTTACGCGCTGGATTCAGCACGACGCGTTGATTCAGCCCGGCAACTCGGGGGGCCCGCTGGTCAATCTCCGCGGCGAGATCATCGGCGTGAACGAGTTGGGGGGCAACCAGATCGGCTTTGCCATTCCGAGCAATCTGGCGAAGCAGGTACTCGAGGCGATCGTCTCCCATGGTGAAGTGACGCGCAGTTGGCTGGGGGTCGCCCTGCGCCCGATCGACAAGACCGGCTACGAGCGCGGCGTGCTCGTCAATTCGATCGTGACGGGCTCGCCGGCGGCGCGGGGGGGCCTCAAGCCGGGGGATGTCCTGGTCGAGCTCGACGGCCTGGCCGTCACGGTACGCTTCGCCGAGGAGATCCCGCTTTTGATGCAGAAGATCGCTGACCGACCCGTGGGGACGGAGTTGGCGGCGAAGTATCTGCGCGACGGCAGCGAGCATGAAACGCGCATCGTCACGGCCAAGCTTGAAAAAGATCTCGGTCAAGAAGAAGAGCTGCGAGGTTGGGGCATGACCGCGATCGAGATTACCGCGTTGGCAGCGTTGCAGCGCCGGCTTACCACGACCGATGGCGTGCTCATTACCGGCGTGCGCGGCGGTGGTAGCGCGGCCAGCGCACGCCCCCCGCTGGGAACGGCCGATGTGTTGCGGGCCATCGACGGCAAGCCCGTCAAGAACATGAGTGACTTGCTGGCCATCTACGAAGAGCTATCCAAACGCGAACCGGCGCCCGAGAAGATTCTGATCGAGTTCGAACGACGGGGGGACAACTACGTCACGGTGCTCGAGCCGGCGGAAGACAAGGAACAGCCGGAACCACCGCGTTCGCTGCCCAAGGCCTGGCTCGGCGTGGCGGTTCAACCATTGCTGGCGGACCTGGCCACGCTGATGAACTTGAAAGAGCCGGGATTCCGCGTCACGCAGGTCTATCCCGGCACGACCGCCGCCACGGCGGGCTTACAAGTAGGAGACGTCATCACGCAACTCAACGGCCGCAAGGTGGCGCCGCGGCGTCCCGAAGATGCCGGGTTGTTCCAGCGAGAGCTGCGCGCCCTCGACATCGGAGAAAAGGCCGCATTGACTCTGTTGCGCCAGGGCGAGCCGCTCGAGATCGAGGTGGCACTCGAGGCGAGCCGCACCCTGCCGGACGAAACGCGCCGCGAGCACAACGGCGATTTCGATCTGCTGGTCCGCGAAATTACATTCTTCGACCGGGTCGAGCATCGCTGGGACGACGACGTCCGGGGCGTCATTGTGTTGAGTGCCGAGCCGGCCGGTTGGGCCGGGCTGGCCGGGGTGTCTGCCGGCGATCTGATCCAGAAGATCGGCGAATCGCCGGTCACGGATGTGGCCACCTTCCGTCAGGCGCTTGACAAGACGGCCGATCAAAAGCCGCCGCGGGTGGTGTTCGAGATTCTGCGCGGCGTGCAGACGCGTTTTCAATTCGCGGAACCAGAATGGGATCCGCTCGGCAAGGAAGAAACCACGAGCGACAAGTAGCTCATAACCAGGGAGAGTGACATGCCGTTGGGCCGTACTGTGCGTGGACGCATTTTCGCAAGCGTATGTCTTGCCGTGGCGATTTCGCTGGCAGGCGCGCCTGCCGCGGCCGACGATGCTGCCGAGCTGAAGGGCTTGCTCGACGCCAAGTCGAGCAGCATCGTCACCCTCAAGACGGTGGTGCAAATGCGCATCGGCGGACGGGGCGCCGGCAACGAGCAGGAGATCGAATCCGAGGTCGCCGGCGCGATGATCTCGCCCGAGGGACTGGTGATCTGCTCGAACATGCAGCTCAGCGGGCCGGCCAGCGCCGTACGGCGCATGCTGGGGGGGAACATGCCCGGGCTGAACATCAGCTCGGATGTGACGAGCGTCAAAGTCGTGCTGGGGCCCGACGATGAAGAGCTCGACGCGAAGATCCTCGCTC
Proteins encoded in this window:
- a CDS encoding MMPL family transporter, whose amino-acid sequence is MMKKSFYDRYAFAIILVAIFFFPFAGLGARRALMTNRNDVKQWLPDTYEETQIYSRFEKYFPGEEFVLVSWEGCTLNDHRLPLLARKLLLPDGAKNDPKAQSLFDEVVTGPDILKQITGEPLNLDPQLALDRLKGSLIGHDGQQTCLLVTLSDAGKRNLRRSIDLIYATASQECAIPADDLRMGGPPVDNVAIDKAGESTLIRLAGMSAIIGLAVSWWSLKSWRLVAIVMATGVYTIFASMAVVWYSGIPMNAILLSMPSLVYVAAVSGAIHLSNYYRDTVAEEGLAGAPARAVHHAMLPLGLATVTTSIGLTSLFYSELVPIQLFGIFSAIGVVIGFVLLIFFLPAALTLFPIPEKRLETGELAPREPSAADRFWWNAGQWILNRNGRVALACLAVMAFCALGLPQIKTSVHMMRFFKGKAPILRDYAWLEKHLGELVPMEIVIRVNEEKSGLNFLESMRLVNRVQEQVNEIPDVGSSLSMATFAPPIPEKEPPVKGGGIGNVLLRRIDKDKIRNKNLMEHIDEFLASDYLRRDKDTNDLLFRISARVGALKDVDYAQFIDVLKGEVDPLIAQARDEAAKEMKIDPADVGLEVVYTGLVPIVYKAQNSLLDGLIVGFITDLIVIVIVMMIAVRSFSAGLLLVVTSIFPAVIVFGTMGWMGWLVDVGTVMTPAVALGVTVDDVVHYLLWYKRGIAQGLSRKEAVMLAYKGCARAMYQSWGVIGLGLSVFALSPFTPTQRFGLMMLTLLTAALPGNLLLLPALLASPLGRFFGKPPKPGTVPSDHPGVESYGGDVASQTPVEQPATVTPHAKDRAAANGNGSILKKDRAHHMP
- a CDS encoding glycerophosphodiester phosphodiesterase family protein, whose protein sequence is MKERLPHLVLVVAASVYGIAPLSSARTFAAEASSAPSRFFQPVQPPRPFQVMVHRGIAEAAPENTRPAIEMAIEDGLEWVEIDVRLTADGQHVLFHDDRLDGKTNGRGSVAEKTLAELQSLDAGSWFAPRYAGTRLLSLPEALALAKGRVNYYLDAKSFDPARLVNEIRSTGMEEQVVVYAALEQLRRVRKASDGKVATMCKWRPGNEVAALKAGIAPAIVEIDANEVTPEICRQFHEQRIQVQAKVLGPWDRVAVWSRMLDAGVDYLQTDRPGEILALHLARLYGEGPRPVLMTCHRGASRYAPENTLAAIERAIVLGADYVEIDVRTTSDGRQFLLHDSALDRTTSGQGAIRGTDSATVAQLDAGSWFGKPYAGQKVPTLDAVLEASGGKIGIYFDAKEITPEVLVTSLRAHDLVARTIVFQGPGYLNKVWQLEPGLRLLAPLVSKNSLEPMAKKLTPHAVDVGWKDLSAELIERCHTLGIKVYADAPDEATVADYLRAIDWKIDQIQTDQPLRLMRAMELRATATN
- a CDS encoding PDZ domain-containing protein, whose amino-acid sequence is MKLRVSYLRCAWMVAALAICGGVAYSEETAPSSATDELSIVRSELRSVIQDARSKVFPALVNIQLVTTMYAGGKEIRSRSVGSGTIVDSAGHVLTNQHVTNRGRRFRCTLYDRREVPATLVGEDPLTDLAVLKLDLEALGTDASKLTVATIGDSSQIEIGDFVMAMGSPLALSRSVTLGIVSNTERVFAGGLIDDNSDAMELSPGQRTGLFTRWIQHDALIQPGNSGGPLVNLRGEIIGVNELGGNQIGFAIPSNLAKQVLEAIVSHGEVTRSWLGVALRPIDKTGYERGVLVNSIVTGSPAARGGLKPGDVLVELDGLAVTVRFAEEIPLLMQKIADRPVGTELAAKYLRDGSEHETRIVTAKLEKDLGQEEELRGWGMTAIEITALAALQRRLTTTDGVLITGVRGGGSAASARPPLGTADVLRAIDGKPVKNMSDLLAIYEELSKREPAPEKILIEFERRGDNYVTVLEPAEDKEQPEPPRSLPKAWLGVAVQPLLADLATLMNLKEPGFRVTQVYPGTTAATAGLQVGDVITQLNGRKVAPRRPEDAGLFQRELRALDIGEKAALTLLRQGEPLEIEVALEASRTLPDETRREHNGDFDLLVREITFFDRVEHRWDDDVRGVIVLSAEPAGWAGLAGVSAGDLIQKIGESPVTDVATFRQALDKTADQKPPRVVFEILRGVQTRFQFAEPEWDPLGKEETTSDK